From the Oryza glaberrima chromosome 5, OglaRS2, whole genome shotgun sequence genome, one window contains:
- the LOC127774688 gene encoding UDP-xylose transporter 3-like isoform X1: protein MGVGGEKFQLGTVGALSLSVVSSVSIVICNKALMSSLGFNFATTLTSWHLLVTFCSLHVALWMKFFEHKPFDSRTVMGFGVLNGISIGLLNLSLGFNSVGFYQMTKLAIIPCTVILETLFFRKKFSRSIQLSLSVLLFGVGVATVTDLQLNAVGSVLSLLAIITTCIAQIMTNTIQKKFKVSSTQLLYQSCPYQSLTLFLIGPFLDGFLTNQNVFAFDYTSQVVFFIVLSCLISVSVNFSTFLVIGKTSPVTYQVLGHLKTCLVLTFGYVLLHDPFSWRNILGILIAVVGMVLYSYFCTLEGQQKNAEVSPQQAKEGDSAPLISDSLSKVENGGGVVDDEPLKVPMWSSKYSRA from the exons atgggtgTCGGCGGGGAGAAGTTCCAGCTGGGGACGGTGGGGGCGCTGAGCCTCTCCGTGGTGTCATCCGTCTCCATTGTCATCTGCAACAAGGCGCTCATGAGCTCCCTCGGCTTCAACTTTG CCACTACCTTGACGAGTTGGCATCTTCTTGTCACATTTTGCTCCCTCCATGTAGCATTATGGATGAAGTTCTTCGAGCACAAGCCTTTCGACTCGAGAACTGTCATGGGATTTGGAGTGCTCAATGGCATCTCCATTGGCCTCCTCAACTTGAGTCTTGGTTTTAATTCTGTTGGATTTTACCAG ATGACAAAGCTGGCTATCATCCCATGCACTGTTATTTTGGAGACTCTTTTCTTCAGGAAGAAGTTCAG CCGGAGTATCCAACTGTCCCTTTCAGTGCTCCTCTTTGGTGTCGGCGTTGCAACAGTGACTGATCTGCAACTCAATGCTGTGGGATCCGTATTGTCCTTGCTGGCAATTATTACAACCTGCATCGCGCAAATT ATGACAAACACTATCCAGAAGAAGTTCAAGGTTTCTTCAACCCAATTATTATACCAATCTTGCCCCTATCAATCACTGACCCTCTTCCTTATTGGTCCATTCCTTGATGGATTTTTGACTAACCAAAATGTATTTGCATTCGACTACACATCCCAAGTTGTG TTTTTCATTGTATTATCGTGCTTGATATCTGTCTCAGTGAACTTCAGCACTTTCCTTGTGATCGGAAAGACTTCTCCTGTCACTTACCAAGTCCTGGGCCATCTTAAAACATGCCTAGTACTGACCTTTGGTTATGTTTTGCTTCATGACCCATTTAGCTGGAGAAACATACTCGGCATCCTAATTGCAGTAGTTGGAATGGTCTTATACTCATACTTCTGCACATTGGAGGGCCAGCAAAAAAACGCCGAAGTCTCCCCACAACAG GCGAAAGAAGGCGATTCGGCTCCTTTGATCTCAGACTCTCTGAGCAAAGTTGAGAACGGAGGTGGAGTGGTTGATGATGAGCCTCTCAAGGTACCGATGTGGAGCTCAAAGTACTCAAGGGCGTGA
- the LOC127774688 gene encoding UDP-xylose transporter 3-like isoform X2 produces MGVGGEKFQLGTVGALSLSVVSSVSIVICNKALMSSLGFNFATTLTSWHLLVTFCSLHVALWMKFFEHKPFDSRTVMGFGVLNGISIGLLNLSLGFNSVGFYQMTKLAIIPCTVILETLFFRKKFSRSIQLSLSVLLFGVGVATVTDLQLNAVGSVLSLLAIITTCIAQIMTNTIQKKFKVSSTQLLYQSCPYQSLTLFLIGPFLDGFLTNQNVFAFDYTSQVVFFIVLSCLISVSVNFSTFLVIGKTSPVTYQVLGHLKTCLVLTFGYVLLHDPFSWRNILGILIAVVGMVLYSYFCTLEGQQKNAEVSPQQLFKTPYITGERRRFGSFDLRLSEQS; encoded by the exons atgggtgTCGGCGGGGAGAAGTTCCAGCTGGGGACGGTGGGGGCGCTGAGCCTCTCCGTGGTGTCATCCGTCTCCATTGTCATCTGCAACAAGGCGCTCATGAGCTCCCTCGGCTTCAACTTTG CCACTACCTTGACGAGTTGGCATCTTCTTGTCACATTTTGCTCCCTCCATGTAGCATTATGGATGAAGTTCTTCGAGCACAAGCCTTTCGACTCGAGAACTGTCATGGGATTTGGAGTGCTCAATGGCATCTCCATTGGCCTCCTCAACTTGAGTCTTGGTTTTAATTCTGTTGGATTTTACCAG ATGACAAAGCTGGCTATCATCCCATGCACTGTTATTTTGGAGACTCTTTTCTTCAGGAAGAAGTTCAG CCGGAGTATCCAACTGTCCCTTTCAGTGCTCCTCTTTGGTGTCGGCGTTGCAACAGTGACTGATCTGCAACTCAATGCTGTGGGATCCGTATTGTCCTTGCTGGCAATTATTACAACCTGCATCGCGCAAATT ATGACAAACACTATCCAGAAGAAGTTCAAGGTTTCTTCAACCCAATTATTATACCAATCTTGCCCCTATCAATCACTGACCCTCTTCCTTATTGGTCCATTCCTTGATGGATTTTTGACTAACCAAAATGTATTTGCATTCGACTACACATCCCAAGTTGTG TTTTTCATTGTATTATCGTGCTTGATATCTGTCTCAGTGAACTTCAGCACTTTCCTTGTGATCGGAAAGACTTCTCCTGTCACTTACCAAGTCCTGGGCCATCTTAAAACATGCCTAGTACTGACCTTTGGTTATGTTTTGCTTCATGACCCATTTAGCTGGAGAAACATACTCGGCATCCTAATTGCAGTAGTTGGAATGGTCTTATACTCATACTTCTGCACATTGGAGGGCCAGCAAAAAAACGCCGAAGTCTCCCCACAACAG CTCTTCAAAACGCCATATATTACAGGCGAAAGAAGGCGATTCGGCTCCTTTGATCTCAGACTCTCTGAGCAAAGTTGA